A section of the Streptomyces sp. SCL15-4 genome encodes:
- a CDS encoding helix-turn-helix transcriptional regulator, translating to MDTPERTEDLAQLLARLKAEYGVNETEIARRIGTGVSTINSWANRTRGGKRGPNPEKLRALAREFPKFTEAEIFAAAGRQAPGPLSAEAQERILKLWAGLTEDQQRAKEVELRALNEMNRTGQ from the coding sequence GTGGACACCCCGGAGCGCACCGAAGATCTGGCGCAGCTTCTCGCTCGCTTGAAGGCCGAGTACGGCGTCAACGAGACCGAGATCGCGCGCCGCATCGGCACGGGCGTCTCCACCATCAACAGCTGGGCCAACCGCACCCGAGGTGGCAAACGCGGCCCAAACCCGGAGAAGCTCCGCGCCCTCGCCCGCGAGTTCCCCAAGTTCACCGAGGCCGAGATCTTCGCCGCCGCCGGCCGTCAGGCACCCGGCCCTCTCAGCGCCGAAGCCCAGGAGCGCATCCTCAAACTCTGGGCCGGCCTCACTGAGGATCAGCAGCGCGCCAAGGAAGTTGAGCTGCGCGCCCTGAACGAGATGAACCGGACGGGGCAGTAG
- a CDS encoding helix-turn-helix transcriptional regulator: protein MTDLIRKDAGKPLRDAMQRRGVTQAELAARTRVVDVRGKGVSVATVSKVTGRGRTAVDTCRLRTAWLIASALAEPLQDIFDMPSVSTDTVERCNPHGDSDPR from the coding sequence ATGACCGACCTGATCCGCAAGGACGCGGGCAAGCCACTTCGAGACGCGATGCAGCGGCGCGGAGTGACGCAGGCCGAACTCGCCGCCCGTACACGGGTGGTGGACGTCCGCGGAAAAGGAGTGAGCGTCGCAACCGTCAGCAAGGTCACCGGCCGCGGCCGGACGGCGGTCGACACCTGTCGGCTGCGCACCGCATGGCTCATCGCCTCGGCGCTGGCCGAACCCTTGCAGGACATCTTCGACATGCCCTCAGTTTCTACTGACACAGTGGAAAGGTGTAACCCCCATGGCGACTCAGACCCTCGCTGA